The window TAGAACAAATAAAAGCTTGTAATGCTGTATATAGTATGCATTTTCCTGTAAAAATAGGAAAAGAAATAAAAGTTATTGAAGCGTACAGAGTTCAACATTCTCATCATAAATTACCTTGTAAAGGAGGAATTCGATATAGCATAAAAGTAAATCAAGATGAAGTTATGACTTTAGCTGCTTTAATGACTTATAAATGTGCTATAGTTGATGTTCCTTTCGGAGGAGCTAAAGGTGGAATTAAAATAGATCCACAAACTATGTCAGAAAAAAATATAGAGAAAATAACTCGTCGTTATACTTCTGAATTAATTAAAAAAAATTTTATTGGTCCAGGAATAGATGTTCCTGCTCCTGATTATGGAACTGGAGAGAGAGAAATGAGTTGGATTTTAGATACTTTTTTATCTATTAGTCCTGGAGATGTAGATGCATTAGCTTGTGTTACAGGAAAACCTATTTCTCAAGGAGGAGTTAGAGGAAGAAAAGAAGCTACAGGATTAGGAGTTTTTTATGGTATTAGAGAGTTATGTAGTATGAAAGAAGATATGTTTTCTGTAGGTCTTGATGTTGGATTAGTTGGAAAAAAAATAATCATACAAGGATTAGGAAACGTTGGATATCATGCTGCTACTTTTTTTCATGAAGCTGGGGCTATCATTGTCGCTTTAGCAGAAAGAGAAGGAGCTATTTACAATAAAAAAGGATTAAATGTTTCCAAAGTTATTCTACATTTAAAAAATACTGGATCTATATTAAATTTTCCAGAAGCAATAAATATTGAAAATACAGAAAATGCTTTAGAATTAGAATGTGATATTTTAATTCCAGCAGCATTAGAAAATGTAATACATAAGAACAATGTTAATCGTATTAAAGCTAAAATTATTGGAGAAGCTGCCAATGGTCCTATAACTCCAGAAGCAGATGAAATATTGGAAAAAAAAGGAGTAATTATACTTCCAGATATTTATTTAAATGCTGGAGGAGTAACTGTCTCTTATTTTGAATGGTTGAAAAATTTAAGTCATGTACGTTATGGACGCATGGAAAAAAGATTTAGTGAAAATATGAACGCAGAATTATTACAGGTCATAGAAAGGATTTGTAGTAAAAAAATATCAACAGAAAAAAAGAAAATTATATTGAGAGGAGCAAGAGAAATAGATTTAGTTCGTAGTGGATTAGAAGAT of the Blattabacterium cuenoti genome contains:
- a CDS encoding Glu/Leu/Phe/Val family dehydrogenase produces the protein MSKNNKNKTGAYSFFNCIKKNFDKAARFISIEKGLLEQIKACNAVYSMHFPVKIGKEIKVIEAYRVQHSHHKLPCKGGIRYSIKVNQDEVMTLAALMTYKCAIVDVPFGGAKGGIKIDPQTMSEKNIEKITRRYTSELIKKNFIGPGIDVPAPDYGTGEREMSWILDTFLSISPGDVDALACVTGKPISQGGVRGRKEATGLGVFYGIRELCSMKEDMFSVGLDVGLVGKKIIIQGLGNVGYHAATFFHEAGAIIVALAEREGAIYNKKGLNVSKVILHLKNTGSILNFPEAINIENTENALELECDILIPAALENVIHKNNVNRIKAKIIGEAANGPITPEADEILEKKGVIILPDIYLNAGGVTVSYFEWLKNLSHVRYGRMEKRFSENMNAELLQVIERICSKKISTEKKKIILRGAREIDLVRSGLEDTMISGFHKIRNLKNSSKIENMRTAAFVLAINKIIDSYEKLGIFP